The genomic stretch GGTTCGAGGGTGACTTCGGCCTGATGAACTCCAGCGACGCCTTCGAGGGCGCCCTTCACCGCCGCGACGCAGTGGCCACACGACATGCCTTGAATCTTGAGTTGGGTTGTCATGGATGTTCCTACTCCTTCTGGGGACTCGGCGCGTAAGCCGCGCCACATTTTGGTCCAATCCTTTGGGAGCCGCGCTCTTGTTGGTTTATCCTAGAGGAGCCTTGCACGAACAGCCATGACCACCCGCGAGCAAGTCGCCCACCTGTTGCGACGTTACGGACTTGGCGCCTCGCGTTCCGAACTGGACGCTTGTGAGAAGCTCGGCGTCAAAGGCACTTTGGCGCGGTTGCTCGACTACGATTCGATCGACGAAGGGTTCCCGGTCAGCCCGTGGGAGTTCTGTTTCCAAACCAACGGCCAGGTGCAAACCGACCCTGCCCGCATTGCTCGGTGGTGGGCTTTGCGCCTGTTGATGACCAAGCGGCCGCTGCAGGAGAAGCTCACGCTCTTTTGGCACGACCACTTCGCGGTCAGTGGATCGAAGGTCGAGTCGGGCCCGATGCTGCTCGTCTACCTGGACGCTCTGCGCGCGCACGCAGGCGGGCGTTTCCGGACGCTGCTCGGCGCCGTGACCAAGGACCCGGCCATGTTGCGCTGGCTGGACAACGACTTGAGCGTCAAGGGAAGCCCGAACGAGAACTACGCGCGCGAACTGATGGAGCTTTTCACGATCGGGATCGGGAACTACACGGAGAAGGACGTTCAGGAGTCGGCGCGCGCCCTCACTGGCTGGAGCCTCCGTTCCGCCATCCAGGGCGGCAATCAAGCGACGGCCAAGGCGCGGCTGATGGCGGCCGTCGAGAAGGGCGTGCCCCTGATCGCTTCGTCGTACAGCGAGGGATACCACGACGAGGGGGTCAAGACGATCCTGGGCAAGAGCGCGCCGTTCGATACCGAGACGCTGCTCGACCTGCTGGCCGACAAGCCGGAGACGGCGAAGGCGCTGGCGACCAAGCTGTGGGAGTTCTTCGCCTACCCCAACCCCGAGCCGTCGGTCGTCGAGCGGACGGCCAAGGTCTTCCGTTCATCGAAGGGCGACATCAAGGCCGTTCTGGCGTCGATCGCAAACTCGAAGGAGTTCTGGAGCGAGCGGTGCGTTCGGGGCCAGGTGAAGAGCCCGGTCGATTTCACGGTCGCGGTCATTCGGCAGCTCGAGTTGGGGGACCGTGTGCTTCAGGGTCGGGAGGCGAACGCGGATTGGACGACGCCGATTCCGCAGTACACGAACGGCGTCGCCGAGATCGTGCTGGGCACGATGCGCCGCCAGGGGATGACGTTGCTGTACCCGCCCGACGTCGCGGGTTGGAACTGGGGGACCGCGTGGGTGAGCCCGGCGATGATGGTCGAGCGCGAGCGTCTGGCCACCGCGCTGTTGGGCCCCGGACGGGGCCAGGGGACCGCGGCGATCCTCGTCGCGCGTGCGAAGGAGGCCGGCGCGACCAGCGCCGAGGGTGTCGTGGACGTCTTGATCGACCTGTTCGACGCGCCTTGCCGACCCGAGCAGCGCTCCGTGCTGGTCGAGGCCTTTGAAAAGGGCGGCGGAATGGCCGTGCTCGGGAATGTCCAGAAGGCATCGAACGCGTTGGCGCCCGTGGTCCGGCTGATGTTCAGTGCGCCCGAGTTCCACTTCTGCTGACGCCGCTCATGGCTTGAGGTAGGGCCGCATCTGCTCCAGCTTCTTGGGGCCGATGCCCTTGACGGCCATCAGCTCGTCCACCGACCGGAACCCTCCGTGGGAGGCCCGGTACTCCACGATGCGGGCCGCGGTGGCGGGTCCGATCCCGGGGACGGACTCCAACTCTTTGGCGCTGG from Fimbriimonadaceae bacterium encodes the following:
- a CDS encoding cation transporter, with amino-acid sequence MTTQLKIQGMSCGHCVAAVKGALEGVAGVHQAEVTLEPGRAVVDHESDTSADALVAAVVDEGYGATRE
- a CDS encoding DUF1800 domain-containing protein, translating into MTTREQVAHLLRRYGLGASRSELDACEKLGVKGTLARLLDYDSIDEGFPVSPWEFCFQTNGQVQTDPARIARWWALRLLMTKRPLQEKLTLFWHDHFAVSGSKVESGPMLLVYLDALRAHAGGRFRTLLGAVTKDPAMLRWLDNDLSVKGSPNENYARELMELFTIGIGNYTEKDVQESARALTGWSLRSAIQGGNQATAKARLMAAVEKGVPLIASSYSEGYHDEGVKTILGKSAPFDTETLLDLLADKPETAKALATKLWEFFAYPNPEPSVVERTAKVFRSSKGDIKAVLASIANSKEFWSERCVRGQVKSPVDFTVAVIRQLELGDRVLQGREANADWTTPIPQYTNGVAEIVLGTMRRQGMTLLYPPDVAGWNWGTAWVSPAMMVERERLATALLGPGRGQGTAAILVARAKEAGATSAEGVVDVLIDLFDAPCRPEQRSVLVEAFEKGGGMAVLGNVQKASNALAPVVRLMFSAPEFHFC